The Syntrophus gentianae DNA segment TGCAGCTTCCTTGCCCTGGTACTGCGAAAAGAACTGGACCGCAGACTGGAAAAAGCCGGACATGACTTCGAATGGTCTGACATCAAACAGGATCTGAAGGCCTTGCAGGAGGTCACTCTTGAAGACAGCGGAAAGAAGCTCGCAATCCGGAGCGAATGCCAAGGGGTTTGCGGCAAGGTTTTTCAGGCTGTCGGCGTTGCCCTTCCTCTCACCATTCGGGAAGTGTCATGATGATTATCCGATTTTCAAAGAGCAATCTGTGGTGCCAAGAACTTTTTCAGGATACCTATGTCATTGATATGGCAAAACTATTTTTTGGCAACTGTTAAACTTCAGTTAGAGGTAAGCGGGATTCCCCTGGGAATCCTGGACGACAGCCGGTACGAAGCCTACGAGACGAAACTTGAAGATGGCGATGTTCTTCTGCTGTACAGTGACGGCATTACCGAATGTCGAGGGCGTACGGAGGAACTATTTGGAGAAGAGCGGTTGAAGTCGGTTCTGACCGTTTCTTCCGGCACGGACGCCGGTGATATACGGAACGCCGTTTTTACCGCTGTCGATGCCTTCCGGCAGGATGAACCCTATGCGGATGACATGGCGCTGGTTGTGATCAAAAGGAGGATGAATCCCTGAGGCTTCGAACTTACCTCACCCGGAAGGAAGACCCAATTTCGGCCGCTATTTTTTTACATTTCCCGATATCGATATCCTGCCTGCCCACAACGGTCATCCTTGTTTGAAGGCCCGCCGCCACCGCATCTCTTGTGAAATTGAGCATCGCTTTGTATGAACCGTTCAGAGAGGGTCGACACAGCTGGTTGTACTTTTCTTCCGATTCGGCATTGAGACTCACGGAAACGGCCTTCATCCCTGCTGCCTTCAGTTCCTCGACAACATCCCTGCCCGGATTCAAAAGGGCGGCGTGACCATTTGTATCCAGGCGGACAAAGACGCATTTTTCGCTCAGCCACTTCGTTATGTGCAAGAGGGAATCAAAGCGGCAGGTCGGCTCGCCGAAACCTGTAAAAACGACTTCCCTGTAACGGCCAAGGTCAAGACGTTCAAGCTCCGCGAGGATCTCTTCCTCTGAAGGCTCCCGGGAAAGTCGCAGGTTGTAGCCGTAAACCCCATCGGCGAAGTAACGGATGCAGAATACGCAACGGGCACTGCACTGGTTGGTGATGTTGAGGTAGAGGTTGCCGAATTCCTCATAGCAGATCGTCTCCTTGGGTGCAGGGATGCTGTTGTCCGGCATGTATGTCCTCCTCTTCTCCATTAAGACGGCTGCGGTCAGTAGATCCCCAGCGCGCATCCCCCGGCCAGCGTCCCGCCCAGTTCCCGGCATTTTTCCAGGATTTCTTCCGTAATTTTCCCTTTGGCGATAACCGGCGTAAAAACCGTTTTGAATTTGTAACCCAGGGCAATGCGTTCAATGGCGCGAAGGGCGCCTGTGCCGTCATTGCCGGCGCTGACAAAGATCACAAAGGGCTTGCGGAAGACTTTGCCCTGGGCGCCTTCATAAGTCCGGTCAAAAAAATCCTTTACCATGCCGGACATGTAGCCGAAATTTTCAGGCGTGCCGACTGCCAGGCCATCACAGCCCAGCAGGTCCTCCAGGGTGGCCTCGGCGGCTTTCTTTAAAACCACGTAGACGCCCTCTATGGCTCTTGCCCCTTCAAGGACGGCCCGAGCCATCCTTTCTGTATGTCCCGTCTGTGAAGAGTAAATGATGAGGATCTTGGTCATGGAATATTCCAATAGATAGAAATAGACTCACCCCTTCTTACCATAAGAACGAAAAGATGCACATCAATTATCCTTACAAGCATTTTCGGCAATCTTTTTTAATTAGAGGATCTGGCGACGGCTGGTCCTTTCGAAGGGAAAGCGGCAGGGTTGATTTTAAGGTCGAGTTAGCGGATACTGCAGGCAACAGGCAAACGCCTTGAGTTGTGCATTGTTCCCCACCCTTACGTCCAGGGTCCCTTTTAAGAAAGACGCCGATGAGCCGGAAAAAGACCGCCATTCTTATTCTTGTTGTCATTGCCCTACCCCTCGCTTTTTTCGCCGGGGTGTTCACCATTCTTCAATCCCCTGCCGCCGTCAACGCCCTTGCGGCCTTTCTCCAGCCGGTAACGGGAATCGCCCTGCACGTTGAGGATATTTCTCTCAATCGTCATCTTGAGGCACGCGTAAAGGGATTACGCGTTCATACAATCAAGGACAGGGGTTTCGATCTCTCCCTTGCCCAGGGGGAGGTTCATGCCCGCCCAGGACTGAAGGTCGAAGTGGAGAAGATCGTTCTTACCGGGCCGAAATTTTCCTTTTATATCAAAAAAAAGAAAGAGGATACGGACCCCTTCGAGGTCCTTCGAAAATTGCCCGCGGTGCGTCTTCTCGATGTGAAGAACGGTCAGCTGGAGTTGAAGTCGGATTCCTTCGTCTCTGTCCTTCCCGGAATGGATATGACCATTCGAGACTTTAAGCCCGAAGGCGGCGGGACGTTGAAGAGTAGGAGCCGCTTCGATATTCGTTCCACAGGCATGACCGGCCGGGGAATGCTTGAGACGACGTTGGACTTTTCCCGTTTTTCCCCCCGGCCTTCCGGATCCGGTATTCTACGACTCTCCCTGGAGCGCGGCTCTTCGGAAACGACGGAACTTGAGAATCTGATGCTGACAACGAAACTCATGCTGAAGGGGAATGTCCTCTCTCTTGACGGCGCGATGGCTGCAGTCCGGAGTTTTTCCCAGGGGAATAAAGGATCGGGACGAATTTCCATCCATGACATCAAAGCATCATTCAGCGGCTCTTACGACCAGAAGACATCGTGCTTTGACCTGACATCCTTTGAGGGGTCCGGGGGCGGTATCGGAACGCTGAAAGTCCGGGCATCTGGTACGGTAAAGCCTCTGTCCTGGGATGTGTCCCTGCGTGCCTTCTCTGTAGATCTTGCACAGGTCTTCCGAATGGCAAGTCCACATCTTCCCGAAACTTTCAGAAGCTGGACCTTCAAAGGCAAAGGCGGACTTGAAATGGACAGCAAGGGTCAGCATATCAACGACAGGACGGTTTGGAAGGCGACAGCCTTTGTTGACCTGAGCGAAGGTGGCTTCGCCTCGCCCGACAATTCAAAGGCGGGGGAGCGGATTACAGGACGAATCGAGTTGAAGTTGAGTTCCCCGGAACAGGGGCGCAAAGGCAGCTTCAGGATTTCCGTGAAGGGTCACGACGGAGAGCTGCTCTGGGGCCAGTACTATTCGGATTTTAAAGGGCGAAAGGTAGAGGTTGTTTCGCAAGGCATTTTCGAACAAAACCCTTTTTCCCTTTCCTCTTCCGGCACCTTTGATCTTTTTCAAACCGGCCATTACGTCTTTTCTACAGATCTTTCGGAAAAGAGCTCTGTTGTTTCCCTTGACGCGAAAAGGGTTTCCTGTCCGCAGCTTTTTGTCGTCCTTTTTCAGAATTTCATCAGCCAGAATTATCCGAATCTCCAGGACCTAACCTTGAATGGCGAATTCGACCTGAAGTTGATCTTATCGATATCGCCGAAACGCAAGATGATCGAGGGCCGTCTCGCCCTCCGAAGCGGCTCGGTACGTTCTGCCTCCAACAGATTGTTGCTGAGCGGCTTGAACATCTTTTTGCCCTACGACCTTGTCCTGACAGGTGAGCCCTTGCCGGAGACGGAAAGGATCGCCAGGCCGGGATCCGTGTCCTTCGAAGGATTCGAAAAGGCCGACCTTAAAATTGGTAACTTAGAAACACCGATTATTCTCTCGGGCAACAGGTTGATTCTACCCAATCCAATCGACTTTTCTCTCTTCGGCGGCGAGGTCCGCCTTGCCCCCATTCGGATTGAGGAACTTCTCTTCCCGCAAATGCGAGCCGAAACAGGTCTGACCGTAAAACACCTCAATCTTGAGAAGCTGATCGGTCAGGCCTCCCCCTTTCCATTGACCGGTCGTATCGATGGAGATTTATCTCCTGTCGTTTTTGAAGAGGGAAAATGGAGCGCCGGTGGATCATTAATCGCCCGGATATTCGGCGGGCAAGTCATTTTCAAGAATTTTTCTGCCGGCATGCCCTTCTCTTCCTCCCGTTTCTTTGGCGCCGATGTGACCTTCGACGCTATTGACCTTGAGGAGGTTACTGCGAATATCAAGCTGGGGCAGATGACCGGTCTTATCCAGGGATCATTGAAGGACTTTCAAATGGAATACGGCCAGCCGGCGCGCTTTGATCTCGTGATCACGTCGGACCTGAGCAGAAAGGTTCCGCAGTCAATCAGCGTTGATGCAATCAAAAATCTTTCGATCATCAGCACGGGCTCGGAAGCCATTTCCGATATTCTCAACAGTGGCCTGAACCGCTTTTTCCATGAGTATCCCTACAGCGAGATCGGCCTCCGGTGTACGCTGGCGGATGACCTTTTTTCTCTGCGGGGCCTCATTCACGAGGGGGGCAAAGAGTATCTCATCCGTAGGGCCCCGCTCCGGGGCATTGATATTGTCAACCAGAATCCGGACAATTCCATCAGTTTCAAGGACATGGCGGAACGGATGGGACGCTTGTTCTCACCACGGCAGAAAAGCAAAGATGTGCCATCAGGTTAAAATTGTGCTATAAGAACAGAGTAAATCTTTTTAACCCAGGAGGAATCATGCAAAGGATCATCAAGGCGGCAGGTTTTCTCGCGGTCTTTCTCGTTGCGTCCTGTGTGACGGTCAACATTTACTTCCCGGCCGCGGAAGTCCAGAAGGCAGCGGACAAGATCGTTGATGACATCCGTTCAAAGGGCGAAGACACAAAGAAAGAGCAGGCGCCTGCCCCGGCCCCCGGTCCGACAAGCCGGCTGGACATTCAAGAATTATTTCGCCTTGGTCCAAAGCAGGCCGTGGCTGCCATGAACATCGATATTACAACACCTGCCATCCGGGGAATTCGGGAATCGATGAAGAACCGTTTTCCGCAGTTGAAAGCTTTCTACGACAGAGGCGCAATGGGCGAGAACAATAAAGGCCTTGTTGAGGCAAGGGATACAGCAGGGTTGAACCTTATGGAGAGGAGTCAGGTCAACAAGCTGATCGACCAGGAAAATCGGGACCGCACAGCCCTTTACAGCGAGATTGCATCGGCCAATAAAATGGGGGCTGAATCCGTGCCGCAGACCAAGACGATCTTCGCCAAAACCTGGAGGGAAAAGTCCCAGCCCGGCTGGTGGATACAGGATGATAACGGGGCGTGGCTGAAAAAGTAACATTTACCGGGCGATACCATCTTTCTCTTTTGGTGGATACGGATCATCCTTATCCGTATCCACCTGAGCCTATTTCCATCTTTTCTTAAGGCATTTAGAAGCGATAAATACAGGATATACTCGATTGTGTGAAACTGCATCATCATTGTAATGTTAAAGTATAGGATTGGCGGAAGAGTCGCAGACAATTAAATGTACTTCAAATACATCAAAAAGGAGGTATGGATTATGGCCAAAAAACAGAGGATTTTATTTTTGTTTCTGACCTTGTTCCTGCTGTTGAGCCTGTCTTCGACAGCATGGGCGAAAACGGTGCTTGTTTCCTCCCAACATCACTCCAATTTTGGTATCGGTGACTCCGGTTGGAGCAGCTTCACCACCGCCCTCACCGTCGCCACGGGAAACAGCGTTTCTTTTACCGGCGATTTCAGCAATCTGTCGGAGATGATGTCTTATGACGCCATCTTCCTGCAGGCCCGCGAAACCAGCAGCACCCTGAGCGTCGCGGAGATCAACAACATCACCGCTTTCGCAGCCACGGGAAGAAAGGTGCTCATGATCGGTGAAAACGATAACTGGCTGAACTGGAACCAGCAGATTACCGCCATCGGTGGCGGAAGCTACAACTATATGGGGACCTATCTCTATGACACGGCTACCAAGGTGGTGGACAACGCTCTTACCGCCGGAGCGGATAATGTTTATCTGCCGGCAGCAGGCGTGGCCATCGGCGGGACTTCCCTTTACAACTACAACTTTGCAACTTTATGGGGGAGCAATCAGAACATTCTGACGATCCTTGACGTCAACCTTGAGTCGGATGGCTACTGGTCTAATGCAAACAACGGCGCCTTCACCACCAATGTTGCCTACTGGCTTGCCGACAGCAACCCCGTTCCGATTCCGCCTGCCTTTCTACTCCTGGGCTCCGGTCTGGTCGGGCTTTTGGGCTTGAGACGGAAATTCAGCAAATAAATTCAATTGAAAACAATCTTTAACGAAGGGCAGGACAACCACATCCTGCCTTTCGTTTTTTTCAACCATGACCCCTGCGGGGATGTTCCTTGTTGCAGCGGCCCTGAAGACGGGAATGACGGTGCAGCCAAGCCTCTTTCTCCTGTTCAGAAAATTTCGGTACTGTCTTCAAGATGTCATCCACCAGGCGAAAAGCGCTTTCGAAATCCTTTCTCCGGTGCTCATGCCATTTGGCCAGTTCCTCCGCGGCAAAGATATTTTCCGGATTTTCCTTGAGCAGGTCTTCCCAGAGATTCACCGCCTTGTCCCATTGGTTGGCCCTTTTGTAAATCAGAGAAAGAGACTGACGCGCCTCCTTGGTTGCGCTTTGCGGAGCTGAGCGGGTCAGATTTTCCAAAAGGGAACAGGCCTCTGCCTGCCTTCCCCGATCCTGGTAGAGCCGGGCTGCGGCGCAGAAGTCCGTGGAGACATAGTGGGGGGAGCCGCTGTCGGCGTTGAATATCTCCGCCAGATGAACGGTCAGGGCTGCCAGTGCCGTAATATCGAGGCAATTGTGCCGGAATACGTCCAGCATCGGATAAGGATTGCGCGAACGGAGCCAGTTGAAATAGCGCAGGGGGACTTCACTTCCCGGCAGATCGTCTTCTCGGAAGAAGCCCAGCAGGTTTTCTTCCAGGGTGACCAGGCGGCTGTTGATGACCCGATGGCCGAAGAGTCTCCGGGCAGGATGAAGGAGATCCAGATGGGGCAGAGCCGTCAGCGGGTTGTCCAGGCGGTTCAGGATATAACGGGAGGCCAGGAGGTTCACATCGAAGGCCTTGCCGTTGAAGGTAACCAGATAGCGCTTCGAGGCGGCAATGTCGGTAAGTGCGGTGAGTACGGCCTGCTCTTCCGCGAAATTGCGGGCAAAGAGCTGGCGAACGATAAAACGCCCTTCGTCGTCAAACCATCCCGCCCCGATGAGAAAGGCCAGCGTTCCCGTTCCGCCGGACAGGCCGGTCGTTTCCGTATCGAGGAAAAGGGCTGCTTTCCCGTCAAATTCGGACAACTGGGAATCGTTGGCCAAGAGGGCCACGGATTCCATGTCCAGTGCAGCCAGTTCGTTGAAC contains these protein-coding regions:
- a CDS encoding ribonuclease H-like domain-containing protein, which encodes MSLKDRLRRLTGEEESPLKSDPSDHREQLSELRRRLDAILSRRPGPSSSNHNFSRPQKNMPALQDLLSGCEESNSSGSFFRIDALREGTDSHGNRQFNELAALDMESVALLANDSQLSEFDGKAALFLDTETTGLSGGTGTLAFLIGAGWFDDEGRFIVRQLFARNFAEEQAVLTALTDIAASKRYLVTFNGKAFDVNLLASRYILNRLDNPLTALPHLDLLHPARRLFGHRVINSRLVTLEENLLGFFREDDLPGSEVPLRYFNWLRSRNPYPMLDVFRHNCLDITALAALTVHLAEIFNADSGSPHYVSTDFCAAARLYQDRGRQAEACSLLENLTRSAPQSATKEARQSLSLIYKRANQWDKAVNLWEDLLKENPENIFAAEELAKWHEHRRKDFESAFRLVDDILKTVPKFSEQEKEAWLHRHSRLQGRCNKEHPRRGHG
- a CDS encoding YdbL family protein; its protein translation is MQRIIKAAGFLAVFLVASCVTVNIYFPAAEVQKAADKIVDDIRSKGEDTKKEQAPAPAPGPTSRLDIQELFRLGPKQAVAAMNIDITTPAIRGIRESMKNRFPQLKAFYDRGAMGENNKGLVEARDTAGLNLMERSQVNKLIDQENRDRTALYSEIASANKMGAESVPQTKTIFAKTWREKSQPGWWIQDDNGAWLKK
- a CDS encoding TatD family nuclease-associated radical SAM protein; amino-acid sequence: MPDNSIPAPKETICYEEFGNLYLNITNQCSARCVFCIRYFADGVYGYNLRLSREPSEEEILAELERLDLGRYREVVFTGFGEPTCRFDSLLHITKWLSEKCVFVRLDTNGHAALLNPGRDVVEELKAAGMKAVSVSLNAESEEKYNQLCRPSLNGSYKAMLNFTRDAVAAGLQTRMTVVGRQDIDIGKCKKIAAEIGSSFRVR
- a CDS encoding flavodoxin family protein, producing the protein MTKILIIYSSQTGHTERMARAVLEGARAIEGVYVVLKKAAEATLEDLLGCDGLAVGTPENFGYMSGMVKDFFDRTYEGAQGKVFRKPFVIFVSAGNDGTGALRAIERIALGYKFKTVFTPVIAKGKITEEILEKCRELGGTLAGGCALGIY
- a CDS encoding PP2C family protein-serine/threonine phosphatase gives rise to the protein MATVKLQLEVSGIPLGILDDSRYEAYETKLEDGDVLLLYSDGITECRGRTEELFGEERLKSVLTVSSGTDAGDIRNAVFTAVDAFRQDEPYADDMALVVIKRRMNP